Proteins encoded by one window of Ardenticatenales bacterium:
- a CDS encoding YeeE/YedE family protein, with amino-acid sequence MAPFPLPLAGLLGKWGAYVVYLLIGFAFGFVLEIAGFGNSKKLAAQFYFKEMTVLKVMFTAIIVAMVFIFLSAAIGLLDYNLVWVNPTYLWPGIVGGLIMGFGFIIGGFCPGTSLVAAATLKVDGIFFALGTLFGIFLFGETVGSFDQFWHSSYLGRFTLQDWLGLPVGVVALLVILMALFMFWGGEKLEQYFGGVDQSKSPKWRYGAAGAVALAGVGLIFMGQPTTADRWAKIAPEKEAVLADRAVQIHPGELLDLLHDTAIKTIMLDVRPEADYNKFHIRDAVHIPLTEIVNQIPAYHFEPANAVFVVMSNDETAATEAWRILIAESVPNVYILEGGVNNWLATFADADFQAAYATSGNGDDRLHYTFAAALGDRYPAAAPNPKKFTLEYVPKVQLEQKRAPTSGGCG; translated from the coding sequence TCTTATCGGCTTCGCTTTCGGCTTCGTGCTGGAAATAGCCGGCTTCGGCAACTCCAAAAAGCTGGCCGCGCAGTTCTACTTCAAAGAAATGACCGTGCTGAAGGTCATGTTCACGGCCATCATCGTGGCCATGGTCTTCATCTTCCTCAGCGCCGCCATCGGCCTGCTCGACTATAACCTCGTCTGGGTCAACCCCACCTACCTCTGGCCGGGCATCGTGGGTGGCCTGATCATGGGCTTCGGCTTCATCATCGGCGGCTTTTGTCCCGGCACTTCCCTCGTCGCCGCCGCCACCCTCAAGGTAGACGGCATCTTCTTCGCCCTGGGCACGCTCTTTGGCATCTTCCTCTTTGGTGAAACCGTCGGCAGTTTCGACCAGTTCTGGCACTCCTCTTACCTGGGCCGCTTTACGCTGCAAGATTGGCTGGGGCTGCCCGTGGGCGTCGTTGCCCTCCTCGTCATCCTCATGGCGCTGTTCATGTTCTGGGGCGGCGAAAAACTGGAGCAGTATTTTGGCGGCGTAGACCAGAGCAAGTCGCCCAAATGGCGCTATGGCGCGGCGGGGGCCGTGGCCCTGGCCGGCGTGGGTCTCATCTTCATGGGGCAACCCACCACGGCGGATCGCTGGGCCAAAATCGCGCCGGAAAAAGAAGCCGTGCTGGCCGACCGCGCCGTGCAAATCCATCCAGGCGAACTGCTGGATCTGCTGCATGACACCGCCATCAAAACCATCATGCTGGATGTGCGCCCGGAAGCAGACTACAACAAGTTCCACATCCGCGACGCCGTACACATTCCGTTAACGGAGATCGTCAACCAGATTCCCGCTTATCACTTTGAACCGGCCAACGCCGTTTTCGTGGTCATGAGCAATGATGAGACCGCGGCCACGGAAGCGTGGAGAATCCTCATCGCGGAGAGCGTACCCAACGTTTACATCTTGGAAGGGGGCGTCAACAACTGGTTGGCAACCTTTGCCGACGCTGATTTCCAGGCGGCGTACGCCACCTCCGGCAATGGGGATGATCGATTGCACTACACCTTCGCCGCCGCCCTGGGAGATCGCTATCCTGCCGCCGCCCCTAATCCCAAGAAGTTTACGCTGGAATATGTACCCAAAGTGCAGTTGGAGCAAAAACGCGCCCCCACCAGCGGCGGCTGCGGCTAA